From the genome of Thunnus thynnus chromosome 1, fThuThy2.1, whole genome shotgun sequence, one region includes:
- the terb2 gene encoding telomere repeats-binding bouquet formation protein 2 isoform X2, producing the protein MFRNKTAWFSSSVPQSCHNFWILEDGTTAGWRTADYLFSKEATCPDTLRVFESKDFLWNKVTVFHSSFLSACEKRQSAKSVCIGHYVLPPASVQDDVRNILGRLIWEREDEQSVTQGSHESFSYQTEDEYSEGEVSRSKSEPSDTDTSGNDDPMCCDYPVSNMHTGYVSMHNLQKYSGDLRDFHPRCFRCSNCKAHCCLLHT; encoded by the exons ATGTTTCGAAATAAGACTGCCTGGTTTTCAAGCAGTGTGCCACAGTCATGTCACAACTTCTGGA TATTGGAGGATGGGACCACTGCTGGTTGGAGAACAGCAGATTATCTTTTCAGCAAGGAAGCTACATGTCCTGATACTCTGAG ggTGTTTGAAAGCAAAGATTTCCTCTGGAACAAGGTGACAGTTTTTCACAGCTCGTTCCTGTCTGCCTGTGAGAAACGCCAGAGTGCAAAGTCAGTGTGCATTGGTCATTATGTGCTGCCTCCAGCATCTGTGCAGGATG ACGTCAGAAACATACTTGGGAGGCTGATATGGGAACGTGAGGATGAGCAGTCAGTAACACAG GGTTCCCACGAGAGTTTTAGTTACCAGACAGAAGATGAGTACAGTGAAGGAGAAGTCAGCAGAAGCAA GTCTGAACCATCTGACACAGACACATCAGGAAATGACGACCCTATGTGTTGTGATTATCCAGTCAGTAACATGCATACAG GGTATGTCAGCATGCACAACCTGCAGAAATATTCAGGTGATCTGCGTGATTTCCATCCCAGGTGTTTCCGATGCTCCAACTGTAAAGCCCATTGCTGCTTGctacacacatag
- the terb2 gene encoding telomere repeats-binding bouquet formation protein 2 isoform X1 — protein sequence MFRNKTAWFSSSVPQSCHNFWILEDGTTAGWRTADYLFSKEATCPDTLRVFESKDFLWNKVTVFHSSFLSACEKRQSAKSVCIGHYVLPPASVQDDVRNILGRLIWEREDEQVPTRVLVTRQKMSTVKEKSAEASLNHLTQTHQEMTTLCVVIIQSVTCIQGMSACTTCRNIQVICVISIPGVSDAPTVKPIAACYTHRQTLTKHI from the exons ATGTTTCGAAATAAGACTGCCTGGTTTTCAAGCAGTGTGCCACAGTCATGTCACAACTTCTGGA TATTGGAGGATGGGACCACTGCTGGTTGGAGAACAGCAGATTATCTTTTCAGCAAGGAAGCTACATGTCCTGATACTCTGAG ggTGTTTGAAAGCAAAGATTTCCTCTGGAACAAGGTGACAGTTTTTCACAGCTCGTTCCTGTCTGCCTGTGAGAAACGCCAGAGTGCAAAGTCAGTGTGCATTGGTCATTATGTGCTGCCTCCAGCATCTGTGCAGGATG ACGTCAGAAACATACTTGGGAGGCTGATATGGGAACGTGAGGATGAGCA GGTTCCCACGAGAGTTTTAGTTACCAGACAGAAGATGAGTACAGTGAAGGAGAAGTCAGCAGAAGCAA GTCTGAACCATCTGACACAGACACATCAGGAAATGACGACCCTATGTGTTGTGATTATCCAGTCAGTAACATGCATACAG GGTATGTCAGCATGCACAACCTGCAGAAATATTCAGGTGATCTGCGTGATTTCCATCCCAGGTGTTTCCGATGCTCCAACTGTAAAGCCCATTGCTGCTTGctacacacatagacaaacacttacaaaacatatttaa